The Mycolicibacterium flavescens genome has a segment encoding these proteins:
- a CDS encoding ribonuclease P protein component yields the protein MQPDLVVHALRSDEPSGPGPRIGLVVSKAVGTAVQRHRVARRLRHVARALVDELDPADRVVIRALPSSRHAISARLEQELRTALRRVRPKSEAAR from the coding sequence GTGCAGCCCGATCTCGTCGTGCACGCCCTGCGGTCCGACGAGCCCTCAGGGCCCGGACCGCGGATCGGGCTGGTCGTCTCCAAAGCCGTCGGCACCGCGGTGCAACGCCATCGCGTCGCCCGGCGGCTGCGCCACGTCGCGCGAGCCCTCGTCGATGAGCTGGACCCCGCCGATCGCGTGGTGATCCGCGCACTGCCCAGCAGCCGGCATGCGATATCGGCGCGGCTCGAACAAGAACTGCGCACCGCCCTTCGCCGAGTCAGACCCAAGTCCGAGGCCGCCCGGTGA
- the rpmH gene encoding LSU ribosomal protein L34P — protein sequence MAKGKRTFQPNNRRRARVHGFRLRMRTRAGRAIVTNRRSKGRRKLTA from the coding sequence GTGGCCAAGGGCAAGCGGACCTTCCAGCCGAACAACCGGCGCCGGGCGCGCGTGCATGGCTTCCGGCTGCGGATGCGCACCCGGGCAGGCCGTGCGATCGTCACGAACCGCCGGAGCAAGGGTCGGCGCAAGCTGACTGCGTGA
- the yidD gene encoding Putative membrane protein insertion efficiency factor has translation MRSAGARTARAVIFVIQLYRHTISPLRLPTCRFTPTCSQYAVDALTEYGLVRGGWLATVRLMKCGPWHRGGWDPIPERPAAGGHGDQDGAGAPADESSEDRNTTADVSGGHPALRAGSETRV, from the coding sequence GTGAGGTCCGCCGGGGCGCGGACGGCGCGCGCCGTCATCTTCGTGATTCAGCTGTACCGGCACACCATCTCGCCGTTGCGGCTCCCGACGTGTCGGTTCACCCCGACCTGTAGCCAGTACGCCGTCGACGCATTGACCGAGTACGGGTTGGTGCGCGGCGGTTGGCTCGCGACGGTACGGCTGATGAAATGCGGGCCGTGGCATAGGGGAGGATGGGACCCGATCCCAGAGCGCCCGGCCGCCGGCGGACACGGCGACCAAGACGGGGCGGGCGCTCCCGCGGACGAGTCTTCAGAGGATCGGAACACCACTGCCGACGTCAGTGGCGGCCATCCAGCATTGCGAGCAGGAAGCGAGACGCGTGTTTAA